A single region of the Thioalkalivibrio nitratireducens DSM 14787 genome encodes:
- a CDS encoding CRTAC1 family protein yields the protein MNDRPSERSSLEEVGSDARIARIFRYSVIAASALTVLVLAGLVAWWWIAREDPKPVDEVPVTAPEPLTPPIAGGPPVLPFTDITHQAGIDFTHVNGAYGERLLPETIGAGVAVLDYNNSGHPDILLVNSSYWPGHEGPERPRLALYENDGTGRFTDVTEQAGLDIDLYGMGVAVGDYDNDGWVDVFITAVGHNRLFRNEQGRFREVTDEAGVGGLERDWSTAAAFFDSNNNGLLDLYVSNYVEWSPEIDLEIDFRLTGLGRAYGAPNHFHGMHGYLYRNNGDGTFGDVSAEAGIRVVEPATGRAVGKALGVVAIDYDGDGWMDLVVANDTVRNFLFRNRGDGTFEEVGAFEGVAFDRDGRATGAMGIDAGWLRNDDDLGIAIGNFANEPSSLYVTADGTPPFADEAMIEGIAGPTRLALTFGVLFIDVDLNGRLDFLQANGHLEHEINTVHPSQHYEQPGQLFWNCGEACATRFVEVSDPGDLATPMVGRAMAHADFDGDGDLDLIVTQNGRPAVLLRNDQNRGHHWLRLRLVGTQSNRDAIGAEVRLTAGGETQRRLVSPTRSYLSQVELPVTFGLGDHETVDRVEIRWPSGIVQTVEVDAVNQLITVVEPDGEDPR from the coding sequence ATGAACGACCGCCCGTCCGAACGCAGCTCTCTGGAAGAGGTCGGCAGCGACGCCCGCATCGCCCGGATCTTCCGGTATTCGGTGATAGCGGCGAGTGCACTGACCGTGCTCGTACTCGCAGGCCTGGTCGCTTGGTGGTGGATCGCGCGTGAGGATCCGAAACCCGTCGATGAAGTCCCGGTCACCGCCCCGGAGCCGCTGACGCCACCCATCGCAGGGGGGCCGCCGGTGCTGCCCTTCACCGACATCACGCACCAGGCCGGCATCGACTTCACCCACGTGAACGGCGCCTACGGCGAACGGCTGCTGCCCGAGACCATCGGCGCGGGCGTCGCCGTGCTCGACTATAACAACAGCGGCCACCCGGACATCCTGCTCGTGAACTCCAGCTACTGGCCCGGGCACGAAGGGCCGGAACGACCGCGCCTTGCGCTGTACGAGAACGATGGCACCGGCCGTTTCACCGACGTCACGGAGCAGGCCGGACTCGACATCGACCTCTACGGCATGGGCGTCGCCGTCGGCGACTACGACAACGACGGCTGGGTCGACGTGTTCATCACCGCGGTTGGGCACAACCGGCTGTTCCGCAACGAACAGGGGCGTTTCCGCGAGGTGACCGACGAGGCCGGCGTCGGCGGATTGGAACGCGACTGGTCCACCGCCGCCGCGTTCTTCGACTCGAACAACAACGGTCTGCTCGACCTCTACGTCAGCAACTACGTCGAGTGGTCGCCCGAGATCGACCTCGAGATCGACTTCCGTCTGACCGGTCTCGGCCGGGCCTACGGCGCGCCCAATCATTTCCATGGCATGCACGGCTACCTCTACCGCAACAACGGCGACGGCACCTTTGGCGACGTCTCCGCAGAGGCCGGGATCCGGGTGGTCGAACCGGCCACCGGCCGCGCGGTCGGCAAGGCGCTGGGCGTGGTCGCGATCGACTACGACGGCGACGGCTGGATGGACCTGGTGGTTGCGAACGATACCGTGCGCAACTTCCTGTTCCGCAACCGTGGCGACGGCACCTTCGAGGAGGTGGGTGCCTTCGAGGGCGTGGCCTTCGACCGCGACGGCCGGGCGACCGGGGCGATGGGCATCGACGCCGGCTGGTTACGCAACGACGACGACCTCGGCATCGCGATCGGCAACTTCGCGAACGAGCCGAGCTCACTGTACGTGACCGCCGACGGCACCCCCCCGTTCGCCGACGAGGCGATGATCGAGGGCATCGCCGGACCCACCCGGCTGGCGCTGACCTTCGGCGTGCTGTTCATCGACGTCGATCTGAACGGCCGCCTCGATTTCCTCCAGGCCAACGGCCACCTGGAACACGAGATCAACACCGTGCACCCGAGCCAGCACTACGAACAGCCGGGCCAGCTCTTCTGGAACTGCGGCGAAGCCTGCGCGACCCGCTTCGTCGAGGTGTCCGATCCGGGCGATCTGGCCACCCCGATGGTCGGGCGGGCGATGGCCCATGCCGACTTCGACGGCGACGGCGACCTGGACCTGATCGTGACCCAGAACGGGCGCCCCGCTGTGCTGCTGCGCAACGACCAGAACCGGGGCCACCACTGGCTGCGGCTGCGCCTGGTCGGTACCCAGTCGAATCGCGACGCGATCGGTGCCGAAGTCCGGCTGACCGCCGGCGGCGAAACCCAGCGCCGGCTGGTCTCCCCCACGCGCAGCTACCTGTCACAGGTCGAACTGCCGGTCACTTTCGGTCTCGGTGACCACGAAACGGTCGACCGCGTCGAGATCCGCTGGCCCAGCGGCATCGTGCAAACGGTCGAAGTCGATGCCGTCAACCAACTGATCACGGTCGTCGAGCCCGACGGAGAGGATCCGCGATGA
- a CDS encoding multiheme c-type cytochrome, protein MIGGRLRPLLALLLLLFALLAVNSLYLAGITLTEFVTGRSLQGYLYLLMVVVHVGLGLLLVPVFLAFILGHLRRARERRNRYAIGAGLALAVTGLLLIGSGLMLVRFDFLAVHHPAARAVFYWLHVAAPLAVVWLFVLHRLAGPRLRWGAGLRWAGVTATIAVAIAALHLYHPEQGEPTAVATFEPALTRLAVTESGANGTPILAPERLMRDAFCAECHAEIAEQHAASMHRFSSFNNPVYRFSVEETRAVVLQRDGDVQAARFCAGCHDPLPLFSGAFDRPDYDPDRDPAAEAGITCLVCHAVTEVNSPRGNADFTLVDPPRYPFEDSANAWLAALGRQLIRAKPAYHKRTLLRPLHQEPEFCSTCHKVGLPQELNHYRWLRGQDHYGTFLASGVSGHRVDSFYYPERAEIGCTGCHMPYSASRDPAARVFPGQGVGVHDHRFAAANTAIPQLLGRDASEIEARQDFLRDRVARIDLFGIKEDGRIDGELHAPLRPELPALESGGSYLLEVVLRTLRIGHPLTQGTSDSNDLWLEVLLRDGNGVIGHSGALGPDGDVDPWAHFVNAYVLDRDGNRIDRRNVQDIFVALYDHQVPPGAAAVVQYRFTVPDDAQGPLAIDAALHYRKFDTRLMRHVQGKSFTRNDLPITTLATDRLTLPLAGDTTAPAQEHPVAPWERWNDYGIGLLRTADRDAARGQLRQAETAFQQVERLGRADGPLNLARVYFREGRLDDAARALARAREAEAPPWTLAWYAALIDREYGRLDTAAERLEALYATRFQEARDRGFDFSRDLRVPQLLGRTRFEQARAARGEARSERRQVLLEQAREALQAALAIDPEAAAVHHTMAQVLEQLGDPEAAARHRAAHERYRPDDLAIATAVARHRAANPAANQAAEALTLYDLQRTIADPTALAWRGVQGHDARPGPGLPDDTGNSLREHDPERQEAR, encoded by the coding sequence GTGATCGGCGGCCGGTTGCGGCCGCTGCTCGCGCTGCTGTTGTTGCTGTTTGCGCTGCTCGCGGTCAACTCGCTGTACCTGGCCGGGATCACGCTGACTGAGTTCGTCACCGGGCGCAGCCTTCAGGGCTACCTCTACCTGCTGATGGTCGTCGTGCACGTCGGCCTGGGCCTGCTGCTGGTTCCGGTATTTCTCGCGTTCATTCTCGGGCACCTGCGCCGCGCGCGGGAACGGCGCAACCGCTATGCGATCGGTGCCGGCCTGGCCCTGGCGGTCACAGGCCTGCTCCTGATCGGCTCAGGGCTGATGCTGGTGCGCTTCGATTTCCTTGCGGTCCATCACCCGGCTGCACGAGCCGTCTTCTACTGGCTACACGTCGCGGCGCCGCTAGCGGTCGTGTGGCTGTTTGTGCTGCACCGGCTGGCCGGGCCGCGGCTGCGCTGGGGCGCAGGCCTGCGCTGGGCCGGGGTCACCGCTACGATCGCCGTGGCCATCGCCGCGCTGCACCTGTACCACCCGGAACAAGGTGAACCGACGGCCGTCGCCACGTTCGAACCGGCGCTGACGCGGCTGGCCGTCACCGAATCCGGCGCGAACGGCACTCCGATCCTGGCCCCGGAACGCCTGATGCGCGACGCATTCTGCGCCGAGTGCCACGCCGAGATCGCCGAACAGCATGCTGCCAGCATGCATCGCTTCAGTTCGTTCAATAACCCGGTCTACCGCTTCAGCGTCGAGGAAACCCGCGCGGTTGTACTCCAGCGCGATGGCGACGTGCAGGCTGCCCGGTTCTGCGCCGGCTGTCACGATCCGTTGCCGCTGTTCTCCGGCGCGTTCGACCGGCCGGACTACGACCCGGACCGCGATCCCGCAGCAGAGGCCGGCATCACCTGCCTGGTCTGCCATGCGGTCACCGAGGTGAACAGCCCCCGCGGCAACGCCGACTTCACGCTGGTGGATCCGCCGCGCTACCCGTTCGAGGACAGCGCCAACGCCTGGCTCGCCGCGCTGGGGCGGCAGCTGATCCGGGCGAAACCGGCCTACCACAAGCGCACGTTGTTGCGCCCGCTGCACCAGGAGCCCGAGTTCTGCAGCACCTGCCACAAGGTCGGGCTACCGCAGGAACTGAACCACTACCGCTGGCTGCGTGGCCAGGACCACTACGGCACCTTTCTCGCCAGCGGCGTGTCGGGCCACCGCGTCGACAGCTTTTACTATCCCGAGCGGGCCGAAATCGGATGCACCGGCTGCCACATGCCGTATTCGGCCTCGCGCGATCCGGCCGCGCGCGTGTTCCCCGGCCAGGGAGTCGGCGTGCACGACCATCGCTTCGCGGCCGCCAACACCGCGATCCCGCAGCTGCTGGGCCGCGACGCGAGCGAGATCGAGGCCCGGCAGGATTTCCTGCGCGACCGGGTCGCCCGCATCGACCTGTTCGGCATCAAGGAGGATGGCCGCATCGACGGCGAGCTGCACGCCCCACTGCGGCCTGAACTGCCGGCGCTGGAGTCCGGGGGCAGCTACCTGCTCGAGGTGGTGTTGCGAACGCTGCGCATCGGGCATCCGCTGACGCAGGGAACGTCGGACTCCAACGACCTCTGGCTGGAGGTGCTGCTGCGCGACGGCAACGGGGTGATCGGGCACAGTGGCGCGCTCGGCCCCGACGGCGACGTCGACCCCTGGGCGCACTTCGTGAACGCCTACGTCCTCGACCGTGACGGCAACCGGATCGACCGGCGCAACGTACAGGACATCTTCGTGGCCCTGTACGATCATCAGGTGCCGCCGGGCGCGGCGGCCGTGGTGCAGTACCGGTTCACGGTGCCCGACGATGCGCAAGGACCGCTGGCGATCGACGCGGCGTTGCACTATCGCAAGTTCGATACCCGGTTGATGCGTCACGTGCAGGGCAAGTCGTTTACCCGCAACGATCTGCCGATCACCACGCTCGCCACCGACCGGCTCACGCTGCCGCTGGCCGGCGACACCACGGCACCGGCCCAGGAACACCCGGTCGCGCCCTGGGAACGCTGGAACGACTACGGCATCGGGCTGCTGCGCACCGCGGACCGCGACGCTGCCCGGGGCCAACTGCGTCAGGCCGAGACCGCGTTTCAGCAGGTGGAACGGCTGGGTCGCGCCGATGGCCCGCTGAACCTCGCCCGCGTCTATTTCCGCGAGGGTCGCCTCGACGACGCGGCGCGGGCACTCGCGCGGGCCCGCGAGGCCGAAGCGCCGCCCTGGACCCTGGCCTGGTACGCGGCGCTGATCGACCGCGAGTACGGACGTCTCGACACCGCCGCCGAGCGACTGGAGGCGCTGTACGCAACCCGCTTCCAGGAAGCACGCGACCGCGGCTTCGACTTCTCGCGCGATCTGCGCGTGCCACAACTCCTTGGGCGGACGCGTTTCGAGCAGGCCCGGGCTGCGCGTGGCGAGGCGCGCAGCGAACGCCGCCAGGTGCTGCTGGAGCAGGCCCGCGAGGCGCTGCAGGCGGCACTGGCGATCGATCCGGAAGCCGCCGCCGTGCATCACACGATGGCGCAGGTTCTCGAGCAACTGGGCGACCCCGAGGCCGCGGCACGGCATCGCGCGGCACACGAACGCTACCGGCCCGACGACCTGGCGATCGCGACTGCGGTGGCGCGCCACCGCGCCGCCAATCCGGCAGCCAACCAGGCCGCCGAGGCACTCACGCTATATGACCTGCAGCGCACGATCGCCGATCCGACGGCCCTTGCATGGCGCGGGGTTCAGGGGCACGATGCGCGCCCGGGGCCGGGGCTGCCCGATGACACCGGGAACAGCCTCCGGGAGCACGACCCGGAGCGTCAGGAGGCACGCTGA
- the amrA gene encoding AmmeMemoRadiSam system protein A, producing MAHGPSSEPIRFLEPEHEARLLEIAVLGVRHAAAIQALPHVDPAREPPALQRPGATFVTLKREGRLRGCIGTLEATRPLAEDVAYNAFAAARHDPRFPPLTTHEISGLELSVAALGAQEPLAPASREALLEALRPGIDGLVVRSGMLRATFLPAVWEQLPDPGDFVAALWEKARLPAGAWPGELRLSRYRVYTLNIHIADHGPL from the coding sequence ATGGCGCATGGACCCTCCAGTGAGCCCATCCGGTTCCTGGAACCGGAACACGAGGCACGGCTGCTCGAGATCGCCGTGCTCGGCGTGCGGCACGCGGCCGCGATCCAGGCACTGCCGCACGTCGACCCGGCCCGCGAGCCGCCGGCGCTGCAGCGGCCCGGCGCGACCTTCGTGACCTTGAAACGCGAAGGCCGGCTGCGCGGCTGCATCGGAACGCTCGAGGCCACGCGCCCACTGGCCGAAGACGTCGCCTACAACGCCTTTGCCGCAGCCCGTCACGACCCGCGTTTTCCACCCCTGACGACCCACGAGATCTCCGGCCTGGAACTGTCCGTCGCGGCCCTCGGGGCCCAGGAGCCGCTGGCCCCGGCGTCGCGCGAGGCCCTGCTCGAGGCGCTGCGGCCGGGCATCGATGGCCTGGTCGTGCGCAGCGGGATGCTTCGCGCCACCTTCCTGCCCGCAGTCTGGGAACAGCTGCCCGATCCCGGCGACTTCGTCGCAGCCCTCTGGGAAAAGGCCCGGCTGCCCGCGGGCGCCTGGCCCGGTGAACTCCGGCTGAGCCGCTACCGCGTCTACACCCTGAATATTCACATCGCCGATCACGGCCCCCTATAG
- the amrB gene encoding AmmeMemoRadiSam system protein B has protein sequence MQAPETVREPAVAGLFYPDDPAALRREVRALMSGATAPAPERPAPKALIAPHAGYRYSGPVAASAYAALGAAVAHIRRVVLLGPSHRVPFRGIAATGAGAYRTPLGAIPVDQAANASIRDLPGVVTLDLAHGPEHSLEVHLPFLQLLLDDFALVPLVVGDADPNQVTAVLERLWGGPETLIVVSSDLSHYHGYRTAQSLDAETCRAIESMREDMLTPDRACGCRPLAGLLRAGRAHGLTVHTLDLRNSGDTAGPRTEVVGYGAWTLQ, from the coding sequence ATGCAGGCACCGGAGACTGTTCGCGAACCGGCAGTGGCCGGGCTGTTCTACCCGGACGACCCGGCGGCACTGCGGCGCGAGGTACGGGCGCTGATGTCGGGGGCCACCGCCCCGGCACCCGAGCGCCCGGCGCCCAAGGCGCTGATTGCACCGCATGCCGGGTACCGTTATTCCGGCCCGGTCGCCGCCTCGGCGTACGCGGCACTCGGCGCTGCCGTCGCGCACATCCGGCGTGTGGTGCTGCTCGGGCCGTCGCACCGGGTGCCCTTCCGCGGAATCGCGGCCACCGGCGCCGGGGCCTACAGGACGCCGCTCGGCGCAATTCCGGTCGATCAAGCGGCGAACGCGTCGATCCGCGATCTGCCCGGGGTCGTCACGCTCGATCTCGCGCACGGGCCGGAACACAGCCTCGAGGTGCACCTGCCGTTTCTGCAGTTGCTGCTCGACGACTTCGCCCTGGTGCCCCTGGTCGTCGGCGACGCGGACCCGAACCAGGTGACGGCGGTACTCGAACGGCTCTGGGGCGGACCGGAGACGCTGATCGTCGTCAGCTCCGACCTCTCGCATTACCACGGCTACCGAACCGCGCAGAGCCTCGATGCCGAGACCTGCCGCGCGATCGAATCGATGCGCGAGGACATGCTGACCCCGGACCGTGCCTGCGGCTGCCGGCCGCTCGCCGGCCTGCTCCGCGCCGGACGTGCGCACGGCCTGACCGTGCACACACTGGACCTGCGCAACTCCGGGGACACTGCGGGGCCACGCACGGAGGTCGTAGGTTATGGCGCATGGACCCTCCAGTGA
- the amrS gene encoding AmmeMemoRadiSam system radical SAM enzyme: protein MTETLARDAFTVATRYWDTLADGRVQCDLCPRLCKMKPGQRGACFVRANLDGEVVLTTYGRSSGYCIDPIEKKPLNHFLPGTPVLSFGTAGCNLACKFCQNWDISKSRELDTLMDRADPETIARAAVTTGCRAVAFTYNDPVIFHEYAQDVARACREQGIRTVAVTANYISEAARAEFYAGMDAANVDLKAFSERFYHRLTGAHLQPVLDNLEWLVHETGVWVELTTLLIPGENDGDDEIRQMCEWVIERLGPQVPMHFTAFHPDFRMTEYPPTPVETLRRARRIARNAGVHHAYTGNAWDPDGQSTWCPACNRKLIGRSGYEITAWNLDGEGRCDVCATPLAGVFELAPGQWGARRVPVRLAEFAPHP from the coding sequence ATGACCGAAACCCTCGCCCGCGACGCGTTTACCGTCGCCACCCGATACTGGGACACGCTCGCGGACGGTCGCGTGCAGTGCGATCTGTGCCCGCGGCTGTGCAAAATGAAACCCGGACAGCGCGGGGCCTGTTTCGTGCGTGCCAACCTCGATGGCGAGGTGGTGCTGACGACCTACGGACGCTCCAGCGGCTACTGCATCGATCCGATCGAGAAGAAGCCGCTGAACCACTTCCTGCCCGGCACGCCGGTGCTGTCGTTCGGCACTGCGGGTTGCAACCTGGCCTGCAAGTTCTGCCAGAACTGGGACATCAGCAAGTCGCGCGAACTCGATACGCTGATGGATCGGGCCGACCCGGAAACCATCGCGCGCGCGGCTGTCACCACCGGTTGCCGAGCGGTGGCTTTTACCTACAACGATCCGGTGATCTTCCACGAGTATGCCCAGGACGTCGCGAGGGCCTGCCGGGAGCAGGGGATCCGTACTGTGGCGGTAACCGCGAACTACATCAGCGAAGCAGCCCGGGCCGAGTTCTACGCGGGCATGGACGCGGCCAACGTGGATCTGAAGGCCTTCTCCGAACGCTTCTATCACCGGCTGACGGGTGCGCACCTGCAGCCGGTACTCGACAACCTCGAGTGGCTGGTGCACGAAACCGGGGTCTGGGTGGAACTGACGACGCTGCTGATCCCCGGCGAGAACGACGGCGACGACGAGATCCGCCAAATGTGCGAGTGGGTGATCGAGAGGCTGGGCCCGCAGGTGCCGATGCATTTCACCGCATTCCACCCGGATTTCCGAATGACCGAGTATCCGCCGACCCCGGTGGAGACGCTGCGCCGTGCGCGGCGGATCGCGCGCAACGCGGGCGTGCATCATGCCTACACCGGCAACGCCTGGGACCCCGATGGCCAGTCGACCTGGTGTCCGGCCTGCAACCGCAAGCTGATCGGCCGTTCCGGCTATGAGATCACCGCCTGGAACCTGGACGGTGAGGGCCGCTGCGATGTCTGTGCGACGCCGCTCGCGGGTGTGTTCGAATTGGCCCCCGGCCAGTGGGGCGCGCGCCGCGTTCCGGTCCGCCTTGCCGAGTTCGCCCCGCACCCGTAG
- a CDS encoding hydrogenase maturation protein, with amino-acid sequence MACYACRAMRILFLTHSFNSLSQRLFVELRRLGHEVSIEFDIHDDVTREAVAWYRPELVIAPFLKRAIPESVWRSTRCWIVHPGPVGDRGPAALDWAIEEGVREWGVTVLQADAEMDAGDVWASVAFPMRAATKSSLYRREVTDAAVQAVRLALERLADPAFRPLPLSRNPDGSRGRWRPALKASQRAIDWQRDDRDTVLRRIRAADGFPGVHDEIFGLPVRVFGAWPESRLRGEPGAVIATRNGAICRATRDGAVWITHLRPIGGDQRDLKLPAVQVLGQERLAGAPELPLDSFASASDGGTWQEIHAWTDGDVGYLAFEFHNGAMAAEQCGRLREAWERLRATPARVLVLLGGSDFWSNGIHLHRIEAAEQAAEASWENIEAMNDLTRAIIETDDRLVVSALRGNAGAGGVFLALAADEVWCAPGVVLNPHYKNMGNLYGSEYWTYLLPRRVGPDGAQAIMTNRLPLGAPEAREQGLVDAVFGSDAAAFFALAQQRAQDLAASGDLPVRVQRKRAQRRRDEAEKPLAAYREEEMQRMHLNFFGFDPSYHVARYNFVHRVPHSRTPLHLALHRRRGAGTRVAHAARNP; translated from the coding sequence GTGGCTTGCTATGCTTGCCGCGCGATGCGGATCCTGTTTCTGACCCACAGTTTCAACAGTCTGAGCCAGCGCCTGTTCGTGGAACTGCGCCGGTTGGGGCACGAGGTGTCGATCGAATTCGACATCCACGACGACGTGACCCGGGAGGCAGTGGCGTGGTACCGGCCGGAGCTGGTGATTGCCCCGTTCCTGAAACGCGCGATCCCGGAATCGGTGTGGCGGAGCACGCGCTGCTGGATCGTCCATCCCGGACCGGTCGGAGACCGCGGACCGGCGGCGCTCGACTGGGCGATCGAGGAAGGCGTGCGCGAATGGGGGGTGACCGTCCTGCAGGCGGACGCGGAGATGGACGCAGGCGACGTCTGGGCCTCGGTGGCGTTCCCGATGCGGGCGGCAACGAAGAGCAGTCTGTACCGGCGCGAGGTCACCGACGCGGCGGTACAGGCGGTCCGCTTGGCGCTCGAACGCCTCGCCGATCCGGCTTTCCGGCCGCTGCCGCTGTCCCGCAACCCGGATGGCTCGCGCGGACGCTGGCGGCCGGCGCTGAAGGCGTCGCAGCGTGCGATCGACTGGCAGCGCGACGATCGCGACACGGTTCTGCGCCGGATCCGCGCGGCCGACGGATTTCCCGGGGTCCACGACGAGATCTTCGGCCTGCCGGTGCGGGTGTTCGGTGCCTGGCCGGAATCGCGGCTGCGCGGCGAGCCCGGCGCGGTGATTGCGACCCGCAACGGCGCGATCTGCCGTGCGACCCGCGACGGCGCGGTCTGGATCACCCACCTGCGTCCGATCGGCGGCGACCAGCGCGACCTGAAACTGCCGGCCGTGCAGGTGCTGGGGCAGGAACGGCTCGCGGGTGCCCCCGAACTGCCGCTGGATTCGTTCGCGTCCGCGTCCGACGGCGGAACCTGGCAGGAGATCCACGCCTGGACCGACGGCGATGTCGGCTACCTCGCGTTCGAGTTCCACAACGGGGCGATGGCGGCCGAACAATGCGGGCGCCTGCGCGAGGCCTGGGAACGGCTGCGGGCGACGCCGGCTCGGGTGCTGGTGCTGCTGGGCGGAAGCGACTTCTGGTCCAACGGCATTCACCTGCACCGGATCGAGGCTGCGGAGCAAGCGGCCGAGGCGTCCTGGGAGAACATCGAGGCGATGAACGACCTGACCCGGGCGATCATCGAGACCGACGACCGGCTGGTGGTCTCGGCGCTGCGCGGTAACGCCGGGGCTGGGGGCGTATTTCTGGCGCTGGCCGCAGACGAGGTCTGGTGCGCACCCGGGGTGGTGCTTAACCCGCATTACAAGAACATGGGCAACCTCTACGGCTCGGAATACTGGACCTACCTGCTGCCGCGCCGGGTGGGGCCGGACGGGGCCCAGGCCATCATGACCAACCGCCTGCCGCTCGGGGCCCCGGAGGCTCGCGAGCAGGGGCTGGTCGATGCGGTATTCGGGAGCGACGCCGCGGCGTTTTTCGCGCTGGCGCAGCAGCGCGCGCAGGATCTGGCCGCGTCCGGGGACCTGCCCGTCCGCGTGCAACGCAAACGGGCGCAGCGCCGCCGCGACGAGGCCGAAAAGCCGCTGGCCGCGTACCGTGAGGAGGAAATGCAGCGGATGCACCTGAATTTCTTCGGCTTCGATCCCAGTTACCATGTGGCCCGCTACAATTTCGTGCACCGGGTACCACACTCGCGCACGCCCTTGCACCTCGCACTGCACCGGCGCCGGGGCGCCGGGACGCGTGTCGCCCACGCCGCAAGGAATCCCTGA
- the nikR gene encoding nickel-responsive transcriptional regulator NikR produces MSERFTVSIEPQLAQEFDAYIKRKGYSNRSEAVRDLIRGALAKERLGEAGKGHCVGVLSYMYDHHERELSKRLTQVHHANYNLTVTTLHMHLDHDLCVESVLLKGHAADVQAFAESVMARPGIRHGQLHRIPLDQAPAQGPAAMAHGHGLGHGN; encoded by the coding sequence ATGAGTGAACGCTTTACCGTCTCCATCGAACCGCAACTGGCGCAGGAGTTCGACGCTTACATCAAGCGCAAGGGCTATAGCAACCGTTCCGAGGCCGTGCGCGACCTGATCCGCGGCGCGCTGGCGAAGGAGCGCTTGGGCGAGGCCGGGAAGGGCCATTGCGTCGGGGTGTTGAGCTACATGTACGATCACCACGAACGCGAACTGAGCAAGCGCCTGACGCAAGTCCATCACGCGAATTACAACCTCACCGTGACGACGTTGCACATGCATCTCGACCACGATCTCTGCGTCGAGTCGGTGTTGCTGAAAGGCCATGCCGCCGACGTACAGGCTTTCGCCGAGTCGGTGATGGCGCGCCCCGGGATCCGGCACGGGCAGCTGCACCGCATTCCACTGGATCAGGCGCCGGCGCAGGGCCCGGCGGCGATGGCGCATGGACACGGGCTTGGACATGGGAACTGA
- a CDS encoding gamma-glutamyltransferase produces the protein MLGEQDLNPGGFFRWHENQRLTSMMAPTVVQHADGREVALGSGGSNRIRTAILQALVNLLDFSMPLAEAVDAPRLHLEEGLLSVEAGFDDAQALAPLLEAWPRHRVWGGRSLFFGGVHAVARGADGLDGAGDMRRGGIVRRAG, from the coding sequence ATGCTCGGCGAGCAGGATCTGAACCCGGGCGGGTTCTTCCGCTGGCACGAGAATCAGCGCCTGACCTCGATGATGGCGCCGACGGTCGTGCAACACGCCGACGGGCGCGAGGTCGCGCTCGGCTCCGGCGGCTCGAACCGGATTCGTACCGCGATTTTGCAGGCGCTGGTGAATCTGCTCGACTTCAGCATGCCGCTGGCCGAGGCCGTAGATGCGCCGCGCCTGCACCTCGAGGAGGGATTGCTAAGCGTCGAGGCCGGATTCGACGATGCGCAGGCCCTTGCGCCGCTGCTCGAGGCCTGGCCCCGGCATCGGGTATGGGGTGGACGCAGCCTGTTCTTCGGCGGCGTGCACGCGGTGGCTCGGGGCGCGGATGGCCTCGATGGGGCCGGGGATATGCGCCGGGGCGGGATCGTGCGTCGGGCCGGATGA
- a CDS encoding GTP cyclohydrolase II, with translation MFTYIDPSVRARLLAQGKLERINADGRRIDATSADVPAEPALDILGPIALPVAITEEPLTAQWYAFVRRTELARVQDLATELREKGGQHLFASLTSSMAVNSLLEIGNPDPSREPLVRVHSNCLTGDVFGSRRCDCGPQLAAAIRQIQTDPAGGYLVYMAGHEGRGIGLWAKAATYLLQDAGENTYQANRSLGLPDDSRDFTDAASILKWKLGDRPFRLLTNNPKKLQDLAEHGLTNARRVKHLAGVDECNRRYLRAKRTWGHAISEEDLHC, from the coding sequence ATGTTTACGTATATCGACCCCTCAGTCCGCGCGCGGCTGCTGGCGCAAGGCAAACTGGAACGGATCAACGCGGACGGCCGGCGGATCGATGCCACTTCGGCCGATGTCCCCGCCGAGCCTGCCCTGGACATCCTCGGTCCGATCGCGCTGCCGGTCGCGATCACGGAGGAACCGCTCACGGCCCAGTGGTATGCCTTCGTACGCCGTACGGAACTGGCCCGGGTCCAGGATCTCGCCACCGAACTGCGGGAAAAGGGTGGTCAGCACCTGTTCGCGTCGCTCACCTCGTCGATGGCGGTCAACAGCCTGCTCGAGATCGGGAATCCGGATCCGTCGCGCGAGCCGCTGGTTCGGGTGCACTCGAATTGTCTGACCGGCGACGTGTTCGGTTCCCGCCGCTGCGACTGCGGTCCGCAGCTCGCGGCCGCCATCCGCCAGATCCAGACCGACCCCGCCGGGGGGTACCTGGTCTACATGGCCGGCCACGAGGGCCGGGGGATCGGGCTCTGGGCCAAGGCGGCGACCTACCTGCTGCAGGACGCAGGCGAGAACACCTACCAGGCGAATCGCAGTCTCGGGCTACCGGACGATTCCCGCGACTTCACCGATGCCGCGTCGATCCTCAAGTGGAAGCTGGGGGACCGCCCGTTCCGGCTGCTGACGAACAATCCGAAGAAGCTCCAGGATCTGGCGGAGCACGGACTCACGAACGCCCGCAGGGTGAAACACTTGGCCGGAGTGGACGAATGCAACCGGCGTTATTTGCGCGCGAAGCGGACGTGGGGGCACGCGATCTCCGAAGAGGACCTGCATTGCTGA